A section of the Streptomyces sp. Je 1-369 genome encodes:
- a CDS encoding GTPase-associated protein 1-related protein — MAIRRLSYRLGQEPDTGAVSLVPSDMDSAQLCAHEGKLRGAVTRVIGVPPAGDAGSELSYSLLPDGGRLLCAALPGQRVEALHLSADTPGPGPVWPIDTWRSASWAGEGGESLGPGFVESELPVPEAHFDGGLLVAFARARADRVAPFLADVRRLFEDPAGRQIVLVEDDSGTVAHWIALACASLPEAYVSALTFTTWTGDPRRAPHRIIGIGPDAEFDRSDDAVVEYLYRVHDGTGGGPESPPTEPDAWARLTAERWLTGNPPRPPRGTVTGPEGPFALIPLVAGVLTGAAGGGGEGAVGGARRAGGAGSAGCVEVSGGAGGAEAPASAGNPANAGAPATAHHAELAGLHGITGDTLRSVLDAFAQSVARGEADARTLGELDRLCRGLDGEQALAARPLALALVKQRLDASRGSGTLPDLAAFEGLPLGQEAWRELREEYGDRADDALRARLHGPVTTWTEPLRLALAVGADGGPGLAEAMDRLADALLHPERRDCAQAVQVLSELDHLAFTRRVLRLLLVGFTERKLDRLRALADSPQGDWLRRNIDDAPLTVRLAAAAAQWSGPPDRLRGVELFERLTGLLSNRRVEDVKTLNLLWRMVWRNDPPDRAEQPRVARACTPRLIIEADLGRRIMGWLKEPDHCDRELVDFAREMYRDPKLGAQDRDAAELLVIAQDLADGRIAVSRASVARLRELGRKVSPLGMVLRKGIDERVGRALAGTNPLDVCESHCLQILVAAGPDLLGAYRAHLLEEGTRDRLDRELPGNPAELAAYFHVWRPRRRHGVTTDWRDVAAELLDQVLAPVLAHLDDHRLGQIATVLQREGQGVQEWTAWRHRVAQEQS, encoded by the coding sequence ATGGCCATCCGTCGCCTCAGCTACCGGCTCGGCCAGGAGCCGGACACCGGAGCCGTCAGCCTTGTCCCGTCTGACATGGACTCCGCTCAACTCTGCGCGCACGAAGGGAAGTTGCGTGGCGCCGTTACGCGCGTCATCGGCGTGCCGCCCGCCGGGGATGCGGGGTCCGAGCTGAGCTACAGCCTGCTTCCGGACGGGGGGCGGCTCCTGTGTGCGGCCCTCCCGGGGCAGCGGGTCGAAGCGCTGCATCTGAGCGCGGACACGCCCGGGCCCGGGCCCGTGTGGCCCATCGACACGTGGCGCTCCGCGTCGTGGGCGGGGGAGGGAGGCGAGTCCTTGGGCCCGGGCTTCGTCGAGTCCGAACTCCCGGTTCCCGAGGCCCACTTCGACGGTGGACTCCTCGTCGCGTTCGCCCGGGCGCGCGCCGACCGTGTCGCGCCCTTCCTCGCCGACGTGCGCCGCCTCTTCGAGGACCCCGCCGGGCGGCAGATCGTCCTGGTCGAGGACGACTCCGGGACCGTGGCCCACTGGATCGCCCTCGCCTGCGCCTCGCTCCCCGAGGCGTACGTTTCGGCGCTGACGTTCACCACCTGGACCGGCGACCCGCGTCGCGCCCCGCACCGGATCATCGGCATCGGCCCCGACGCGGAGTTCGACCGGTCCGACGACGCGGTGGTGGAGTACCTGTACCGCGTCCACGACGGCACGGGCGGCGGCCCCGAGAGCCCGCCCACGGAACCGGACGCCTGGGCCCGGCTGACGGCCGAGCGCTGGCTCACCGGGAACCCACCGCGGCCCCCGCGCGGGACGGTGACGGGGCCCGAGGGCCCCTTCGCCCTCATCCCGCTGGTCGCGGGGGTGCTGACGGGGGCCGCAGGTGGTGGGGGTGAGGGCGCTGTTGGGGGTGCGCGCCGTGCTGGGGGTGCGGGCAGTGCTGGGTGCGTTGAGGTGTCTGGGGGTGCCGGGGGCGCTGAGGCCCCCGCAAGCGCCGGAAACCCCGCAAACGCCGGAGCCCCCGCTACTGCCCACCATGCCGAGCTCGCCGGGCTGCACGGCATCACCGGCGACACCCTGCGCTCCGTTCTCGACGCCTTCGCCCAGTCCGTGGCCCGGGGGGAAGCCGACGCCCGTACCCTCGGGGAGCTCGACCGGCTCTGTCGGGGGCTCGACGGGGAGCAGGCCCTCGCGGCGCGACCCCTCGCCCTCGCCCTCGTCAAGCAGCGGCTCGACGCCTCACGGGGGAGTGGCACGCTCCCCGATCTCGCCGCCTTCGAAGGGCTGCCGCTCGGGCAGGAGGCCTGGCGGGAGCTGCGTGAGGAGTACGGCGACCGCGCCGACGACGCCCTGCGCGCCCGGCTCCACGGCCCCGTCACCACCTGGACGGAGCCGCTGCGCCTCGCCCTCGCCGTGGGCGCCGACGGCGGGCCCGGGCTCGCCGAGGCCATGGACCGCCTCGCGGACGCCCTGCTCCACCCGGAGCGGCGCGACTGCGCGCAGGCCGTCCAGGTGCTGTCCGAGCTCGACCACCTCGCCTTCACCCGTCGCGTGCTCCGGCTCCTCCTCGTGGGGTTCACCGAGCGGAAACTGGACCGCCTGCGCGCCCTCGCCGACTCGCCCCAGGGCGACTGGCTGCGGCGCAACATCGACGACGCGCCGCTCACCGTCCGCCTCGCCGCGGCCGCCGCGCAGTGGAGCGGCCCACCGGACCGGCTGCGCGGCGTCGAGCTCTTCGAGCGGCTCACCGGACTCCTCTCCAACCGGCGAGTCGAGGACGTGAAGACGCTCAACCTGCTGTGGCGCATGGTGTGGCGCAACGACCCGCCGGACCGCGCCGAACAGCCCCGGGTGGCCCGCGCCTGCACCCCGCGCCTCATCATCGAGGCGGACCTCGGCCGCCGCATCATGGGGTGGCTCAAGGAGCCGGACCACTGCGACCGCGAACTCGTCGACTTCGCGCGGGAGATGTACAGGGATCCCAAGCTCGGCGCCCAGGACCGTGACGCCGCGGAACTCCTCGTCATCGCCCAGGATCTCGCCGACGGGCGGATCGCCGTCAGCCGGGCCTCCGTCGCGCGGCTCAGGGAGCTCGGGCGCAAGGTGTCGCCGCTCGGCATGGTCCTGCGGAAGGGCATCGACGAACGGGTGGGCCGGGCCCTCGCCGGGACCAACCCGCTCGACGTGTGCGAGTCCCACTGCCTGCAGATCCTCGTCGCCGCGGGCCCCGACCTCCTCGGCGCCTACCGTGCCCACCTCCTCGAGGAGGGGACGCGCGACCGACTCGACCGTGAGCTGCCCGGCAACCCCGCCGAACTGGCGGCCTACTTCCACGTCTGGCGGCCCCGCCGACGGCACGGCGTCACCACCGACTGGCGGGACGTCGCCGCCGAACTGCTCGACCAGGTCCTCGCGCCCGTCCTCGCGCATCTGGACGACCACCGCCTCGGCCAGATCGCCACCGTCCTGCAACGGGAGGGCCAGGGCGTACAGGAATGGACGGCGTGGCGGCACCGGGTCGCCCAGGAGCAGAGCTGA
- a CDS encoding vWA domain-containing protein, which translates to MASRPVHFIWMLDCSGSMGVNGKIGELNFAIREAIPEMQQAAQSNPAASLLVRAITFASGASWHVGEPTPVDRFSWEDVHIYGGTDMGAAFKLAAGALQTPPMPQRALPPVLALASDGQPTDDWRAGLRAIDSTPWGKRAVRVAVAIGDDADKSMLKEFLGNPELEPLQAKNPRQLAAAIRWMSTAVVKDASTPKVDDGAKPATPIDVPSMTKGEDDIW; encoded by the coding sequence ATGGCGAGCCGCCCCGTGCACTTCATCTGGATGCTCGACTGCTCGGGCTCCATGGGCGTGAACGGCAAGATCGGCGAGCTGAACTTCGCCATCCGTGAAGCCATCCCGGAGATGCAGCAGGCCGCCCAGTCCAACCCCGCCGCGTCCCTGCTGGTGCGCGCCATCACCTTCGCCAGCGGAGCCAGCTGGCACGTCGGCGAGCCCACCCCCGTCGACCGGTTCTCCTGGGAGGACGTGCACATCTACGGCGGCACGGACATGGGCGCCGCGTTCAAGCTGGCGGCCGGCGCGCTGCAGACCCCGCCGATGCCGCAGCGCGCCCTGCCCCCCGTCCTCGCCCTCGCCTCCGACGGGCAGCCCACCGACGACTGGCGGGCCGGGCTGCGCGCCATCGACAGCACCCCGTGGGGCAAGCGTGCCGTGCGCGTCGCGGTGGCCATCGGTGACGACGCGGACAAGAGCATGCTCAAGGAGTTCCTCGGCAACCCCGAACTGGAGCCCTTGCAGGCGAAGAACCCGCGCCAGCTCGCCGCCGCCATCCGCTGGATGTCCACCGCCGTCGTCAAGGACGCCTCCACCCCGAAGGTCGACGACGGCGCGAAGCCCGCGACGCCGATCGATGTACCGTCGATGACCAAGGGCGAAGACGACATCTGGTGA
- a CDS encoding protein phosphatase 2C domain-containing protein produces MTGPETTTGLDRPTAPPGPWTLLNGAVKGVAKKYSQDRSAALPVADGRAVVLAVADGHGSAAHFRSDLGAYWAVEEFTACAAAFAREAARVGDDAAGWPALREEARRLPQRVAHLWHERALFHDANSPAHGVRPHPPADRKGHGERVDVPDLAAYGSTLIGAVLTEHTLFCWQLGDGDIVLVDAGGTPHTPLSTGPDMGDETDSLCEPEPWRKMRAHWQPFTGGAPPCVLLSTDGLSKSFADHQGFLDFATGLGERAADQGVAAVQAQLPDWLARAAKYSGDDTTLVGAIAAPAHT; encoded by the coding sequence GTGACCGGGCCGGAGACGACGACCGGGCTCGACCGCCCCACCGCGCCCCCCGGTCCGTGGACGCTGCTCAACGGCGCGGTCAAGGGAGTGGCCAAGAAGTACAGCCAGGACCGCAGCGCGGCCCTGCCCGTCGCGGACGGCCGTGCGGTCGTCCTCGCGGTGGCCGACGGGCACGGCAGTGCCGCGCACTTCCGCAGCGACCTCGGGGCGTACTGGGCGGTCGAGGAGTTCACGGCGTGCGCGGCGGCGTTCGCACGCGAGGCCGCACGGGTCGGCGACGACGCGGCGGGCTGGCCCGCCCTGCGCGAGGAGGCGCGCCGCCTGCCGCAGCGGGTGGCCCACCTGTGGCACGAGCGCGCCCTGTTCCACGACGCCAACTCGCCCGCACACGGCGTACGTCCACACCCGCCCGCCGACCGCAAGGGGCACGGTGAACGCGTCGACGTACCGGACCTCGCCGCCTACGGAAGCACCCTCATCGGCGCCGTACTGACCGAACACACCCTGTTTTGCTGGCAGTTGGGTGACGGCGACATCGTGCTCGTCGACGCCGGAGGCACCCCGCACACCCCGCTCTCCACCGGCCCCGACATGGGCGACGAGACGGACTCGCTCTGCGAGCCCGAGCCCTGGCGCAAGATGCGGGCGCACTGGCAGCCGTTCACCGGCGGTGCGCCGCCGTGCGTACTGCTGTCCACCGACGGGCTCTCCAAAAGCTTCGCCGACCACCAGGGCTTCCTCGACTTCGCCACCGGTCTCGGCGAGCGCGCCGCCGACCAGGGCGTGGCGGCGGTCCAGGCGCAACTGCCGGACTGGCTGGCGCGGGCCGCCAAGTACTCCGGCGACGACACGACGCTCGTGGGCGCCATAGCGGCACCCGCACACACGTAG